The Cellvibrio polysaccharolyticus genomic interval TTTAATCCAATAAAAAAGCCCTTGCTTTGCGAGCAAGGGCTTTCCCGGAAACCACTCTCTCAAGGAGAGAGTTTATTCAGAAGACTTACGCTGGCAGCAATTCTTTTACTGCGTCGCGCTCTTCCTGCAACTCTTTTTCAGTAGCTTGCATTTTGCCACGTGAGAATTCGTTAATTTCCAGGCCTTGAACGATTTCCCAATCGCCGTTTTTGCAAACAACCGGGAAAGAGTAAATCAGACCTTTTTCGATGCCGTAGCTGCCATCGCTGTAAACGCCCATGCTGACCCAATCACCTTCGGCAGAACCCAGAGCCCAGGTGCGGATGTGATCAAGCGCAGCAGAAGCAGCAGAGGCAGCAGAAGAAGCACCACGGGCAGCAATAATAGCAGCACCGCGCTGTTGTACAGTCGGGATGTAGTCTGCTTCGTACCAGGCCTGGTCAATCAGGTCAGTAGCGGTTTTGCCGTCAACAGTTGCGTGATGAACGTCCGGATACTGGGTGGCAGAGTGGTTGCCCCAGATGATCAGTTTTTTCACGTCGTTTACGGTTTTACCGGTTTTTTGCGCCAGCTGGGTCAGGCCACGGTTATGGTCCAGACGGGTCATGGCAGTGAATTGGCGCGGGTTGATATCCGGCGCATTGCGCTGGGCAATCAGGGCATTAGTGTTAGCCGGGTTGCCAACAACCAATACTTTAATGTTGCGGGAAGCGTGATCGTTGATCGCTTTACCCTGCACAGAGAAGATAGCAGCGTTGGCAGACAGCAGGTCTTTACGCTCCATGCCCGGGCCGCGAGGACGAGCGCCTACCAGCAAGGCGTAGTCGGTATCTTTGAAAGCAACGTTCGGATCGTCAGTGGTCACGATGCCAGCCAGCAATGGGAAGGCACAATCGTCCAGTTCCATTGCTACACCCTGAAGTGCTTTAAGTGCCGGAGTAATCTCCAGCAATTGCAGGATTACCGGTTGATCTTTGCCCAACAGGTCGCCAGCAGCGATGCGGAACAGAAGAGAGTAGCTGATTTGGCCAGCTGCGCCAGTGACGGTAACTCTTACAGGTGCTTTCACAATAGAACTCCGTTTTTAATAAATTCGGTTGATAAAACAGAAGAACCGGCATCTTGTGCCGTTGATCGGGGCGGGATTATAGCGTTATTTGATAACCAATTTCATCTATCAAATCACTGCAGAGCAGTTATTCGCTGCCCTTTGCCACTCCCGCTCTTACAGAGCGCGGCCATTTACCAGGGGCGTAACGCGCTGGTTTTGCGGCAAAAAATGCCGCGTAAATCGTTAATTTTGCTGATAACGCGCCAGTAATCTAGCGTAAAGCTGCTCGCTGAAATCAGCCAGCGAGGCATCCAGCTGGCTGACCACCTCGACCAGATGTTCATTATCTTCGCGACCGTCCTGCCACAATTTCCGGTAGCTGCCGGATTGGTAGCCGTGGTCCTGACGGAAAAAATTCAATACATTTTTACCCACGTAGCCTTTGTACAAATCATCAAAGGTCATTTCTACGCCTTGCATCAGGCCGGCAAAATGTTGCACATGAAAATGCTGATCCTGAAGCGTTGCCAACGCAAAGGCTTCTACATCTTTACGAAAATCAGCGCTGGTGACAGGTTGCACCAATTGCGCCAAAACCTCGCTCACCATCGCATCGCTGGCGGGGCTTTTTTGCAACAAAATACTTAATCCAAAATGCCAGATATCGATCAGCTCCAGCGCAACCTGGTCTACGTCCGGCTGCTGCTTTTTCCACCACTTCCAACCGTAATGGTCGAGTAATTCAGCACATTCCACCCAGATAGCGCGATACCAGGCATTGCCCTGCTCGCGCCAGGCGCTGTGAACGCGGGTGTTCATGCTGTCTTGCAATTCCAGCATTTTAAATAGTTGCTGTCTCTGTACTTGTTGCTGCGTCATAACTGGGTCCGTAATAACTGGGGCGGTAAAAACCAGGTTCGTATTTTCGGTGCAGGGTTTAGGGCAAATATTGCTTTGCCTTGCCAAACAAACGATAGAAATTTTCAGTGGTGTGTTGTGCCAGCTCTTCAAACGGCAGGCCTTTTACCTCGGCCACAAACTCAGCCACTTCACGCACATTTTTCGGTTCGTTGGGCTTGCCGCGATAAGGCACCGGTGCCAGATAAGGCGAGTCGGTTTCCACCAATAGCCGGTCAATCGGCATTTTTCTCACCACTTCGCGAATTTGCTCGGCATTTTTAAAGGTCACTATGCCGGAGATCGAGATGTAGTAGTTCAGTTCCAGCGCCTCGCGGGCCATCTCCCAGTCTTCGGTAAAACAGTGTAGAACACCGCTGAACTCGCGGCTGGCATGTTCACGGATCAGCGCCAGGGTATCGGCTTTGGCTTCACGGGTATGTACCACTACCGGCAAACCGGCTTGCGCACCGGCGTGCAGGTGCATGATGAAGCTTTCCTGCTGTAGCGCTTTGCTATCGGTTTCGTAGTGGTAATCCAGCCCGGTTTCACCGAACGCAACCACTTTGCTTTCTTTCGCCCAGTCGAGTAACTGCTCAATGCTGGCAGTACCGGCAGTAACATCGCAAGGATGGATACCTACCGAGGCGACCACAGAA includes:
- a CDS encoding malate dehydrogenase, whose amino-acid sequence is MKAPVRVTVTGAAGQISYSLLFRIAAGDLLGKDQPVILQLLEITPALKALQGVAMELDDCAFPLLAGIVTTDDPNVAFKDTDYALLVGARPRGPGMERKDLLSANAAIFSVQGKAINDHASRNIKVLVVGNPANTNALIAQRNAPDINPRQFTAMTRLDHNRGLTQLAQKTGKTVNDVKKLIIWGNHSATQYPDVHHATVDGKTATDLIDQAWYEADYIPTVQQRGAAIIAARGASSAASAASAALDHIRTWALGSAEGDWVSMGVYSDGSYGIEKGLIYSFPVVCKNGDWEIVQGLEINEFSRGKMQATEKELQEERDAVKELLPA
- a CDS encoding dUTP diphosphatase; translation: MTQQQVQRQQLFKMLELQDSMNTRVHSAWREQGNAWYRAIWVECAELLDHYGWKWWKKQQPDVDQVALELIDIWHFGLSILLQKSPASDAMVSEVLAQLVQPVTSADFRKDVEAFALATLQDQHFHVQHFAGLMQGVEMTFDDLYKGYVGKNVLNFFRQDHGYQSGSYRKLWQDGREDNEHLVEVVSQLDASLADFSEQLYARLLARYQQN
- a CDS encoding TatD family hydrolase, with amino-acid sequence MLIDSHCHLDRLKLDVYGGDLDQAIAAAHARGVQQMLCIGISLANIRQVVDIAQQYPSVVASVGIHPCDVTAGTASIEQLLDWAKESKVVAFGETGLDYHYETDSKALQQESFIMHLHAGAQAGLPVVVHTREAKADTLALIREHASREFSGVLHCFTEDWEMAREALELNYYISISGIVTFKNAEQIREVVRKMPIDRLLVETDSPYLAPVPYRGKPNEPKNVREVAEFVAEVKGLPFEELAQHTTENFYRLFGKAKQYLP